One region of Armigeres subalbatus isolate Guangzhou_Male chromosome 3, GZ_Asu_2, whole genome shotgun sequence genomic DNA includes:
- the LOC134226358 gene encoding general odorant-binding protein 56a-like — MLKLAVALLSVTIAVTQTKAFTLQQRQQGDMYAIECVAETGVNPASVAQLRVGDFTANDKRSKCFIRCFFEKEGFMDKKGNLHMEKIVDALSGDFSREKVETVLTSCSAKGKNACETAFRMYECFYKHREGL, encoded by the exons atgttgaaactcGCCGTTGCACTTCTGAGTGTAACAATTGCTGTTACTCAAACCAAG GCTTTTACGCTGCAGCAACGCCAACAGGGCGATATGTACGCGATCGAGTGTGTTGCCGAAACCGGAGTCAATCCAGCCTCAGTGGCGCAGCTGAGAGTGGGAGACTTCACGGCCAACGATAAACGATCCAAGTGCTTCATCCGGTGCTTCTTCGAAAAGGAGGGATTCATGGATAAGAAAGGTAACCTACACATGGAGAAAATCGTTGACGCCCTGTCAGGTGACTTCAGCCGGGAAAAGGTCGAAACCGTGCTCACGAGTTGCTCAGCTAAGGGTAAAAATGCGTGTGAAACGGCCTTCCGGATGTACGAATGCTTCTACAAGCATCGCGAAGGTTTATGA